A genomic window from Quercus lobata isolate SW786 chromosome 10, ValleyOak3.0 Primary Assembly, whole genome shotgun sequence includes:
- the LOC115965080 gene encoding putative disease resistance protein RGA1, which translates to MAEEIVSRVISFATELIGNAWGCMEELRGLGESLTMIRAVLTDAERRQVRDESVKLWLQKLEDVAYEADDVLDEFMYENLRQKIEVENERKRKVNFLDPFIFRLSMAKKIKDVQEKLAKVNGLANGFGLDRILSVDSNVEIIPTRETDSFLDHSEVVGRKSEVSKIVSLLTSATNQQLSVIPIVGMAGLGKTTFAKLVYNHELVKKHFDKTIWVCVSDDFNDKNILRGILESLTNNSSPLGSKNAILQNLQKELQGKKYLLILDDVWNEDPLKWDTLRVCLLGIMSNTGNNIIVTTRSDEVAKIMKTHPRHHLEKLPEEECWSIIKKIVSSIPLTQDLEAIGRDIAKKCGGVPLAAKVLGGMMCRKKEKNEWLALLNNEILNSPHGSNGMLSILKLSFDHLPLPSLKQCFAYCSIFPKDYRINKEELIQLWMAEGFLQPSLGSCLEMEDIGNKYFDILLANSLFQDEEKDYYDNIIICKMHDLVHDLALLVSKSETLILNEDLVDGISLVRRLVIQSKGKSIPRIPFLKDGVRKLRTFILENAALGNTIFNFECLRVLKLHGNSIKELPSSIDLLIHLRLLSISSTFIKVLPKAITKLYNLQTLRVEGCNNLKEFPEDLKNLIHLRHIYFNGYEIVRTPKGLGQLTCLQTLQCFVVGQGTGFQIEELGCLNQLKGKLDIRRLEHVKDKEASKNAKLVEKAKVYELEFYWSKNREGNHNNDEEVLEGLQPHRYLKSLTIDGFGGEKFPSWMLTSHDARDGFLLYDNLINIKLIGCKKCEVLPTLGLLPCLRDLEIGDMDNVRSIGPEIYGNYNDDSYDKILFPCLKSLQLWSMQNLVEWTDAMEPTTTGMVFPCLKNLTIYFCEQLKSAPCHFPSLEVLDIFYTNSTTFEKISNKLTTLTSLNIKGISELASLPEQLLKNNSGLMSLTISWCYDLVSLSPHGDVWGFYTSLRSLEISNCEKLSYLPDRLHTLRSLEEFKVINCPNLRSFPSIKGFAFTLLYNN; encoded by the exons ATGGCTGAGGAAATCGTAAGCAGGGTGATTTCATTTGCTACTGAGCTGATCGGCAATGCTTGGGGCTGCATGGAGGAGCTAAGAGGGCTTGGTGAATCATTAACCATGATTCGAGCTGTTTTGACTGATGCCGAGAGAAGACAAGTGAGAGATGAGTCTGTGAAGCTTTGGCTCCAGAAGCTTGAAGATGTTGCTTATGAAGCTGACGATGTGCTGGACGAGTTTATGTACGAGAATCTCCGGCAAAAGATAGAGGTCGAAAACGAAAGGAAGAGAAAGGTAAACTTCCTCGACCCATTTATTTTCCGTCTCTCCATGGCGAAAAAAATTAAGGATGTTCAGGAAAAACTAGCAAAAGTAAATGGGTTGGCAAATGGGTTTGGACTTGATAGAATATTGTCAGTAGATTCAAATGTTGAGATTATTCCAACTAGAGAGACAGACTCCTTTCTTGATCATTCAGAAGTTGTAGGAAGGAAAAGTGAAGTTTCAAAAATAGTGAGCTTGCTGACTAGTGCAACCAATCAACAACTCTCAGTTATTCCTATAGTCGGCATGGCTGGTTTGGGAAAAACAACTTTTGCAAAACTAGTGTATAATCATGAGCTAGtgaaaaaacattttgataAGACAATATGGGTATGTGTCTCTGATGATTtcaatgataaaaatattttaagagggATTCTTGAATCCCTTACCAATAACTCGAGTCCTTTAGGAAGTAAGAATGCAATACTTCAAAACCTTCAAAAAGAGTTGCAGGGGAAAAAATATCTTCTCATCCTTGATGATGTATGGAATGAAGATCCACTAAAATGGGATACATTAAGGGTTTGTTTGTTAGGAATTATGTCAAATACTGGAAACAATATCATTGTTACAACCCGTAGTGACGAGGTGGCAAAAATCATGAAGACGCATCCCCGACATCATTTAGAAAAACTACCTGAGGAAGAATGTTGGTCCATAATCAAGAAAATAGTATCTTCAATTCCTCTAACTCAAGATTTAGAGGCTATTGGAAGggatattgcaaaaaaatgtgGAGGGGTCCCATTAGCTGCAAAAGTACTAGGAGGGATGATGTGTcgtaaaaaagagaaaaatgaatggTTAGCACTTCTAAacaatgaaattttgaattctcCACATGGTAGCAATGGAATGTTATCAATATTAAAATTGAGCTTTGATCATCTTCCATTACCATCTCTTAAACAATGTTTTGCGTATTGTTCAATTTTTCCTAAAGATTATAGGATTAATAAGGAAGAATTAATTCAGCTTTGGATGGCTGAAGGGTTCCTTCAACCATCTCTAGGAAGTTGTTTGGAGATGGAGGATATTGGTAACAAGTATTTTGATATCTTACTGGCAAATTCCTTATTCCAAGATGAGGAAaaagattattatgataatattaTCATATGCAAGATGCATGATTTGGTGCATGATCTTGCTCTCTTAGTTTCAAAATCTGAGACCCTAATTTTAAATGAGGATTTAGTAGATGGTATCAGCCTTGTACGACGTTTAGTGATCCAATCTAAAGGCAAAAGTATACCAAGAATTCCATTTTTAAAAGATGGCGTCAGGAAATTGCgtacatttattttagaaaatgctGCACTTGGGAACACAATATTCAATTTTGAATGTTTACGTGTTTTAAAATTACATGGAAACAGTATAAAAGAATTGCCGAGTTCAATTGACCTATTAATACATTTGAGACTTCTTAGCATCTCAAGTACCTTCATCAAAGTGTTACCAAAGGCCATCACCAAGCTCTACAATTTGCAAACTTTAAGAGTTGAAGGTTGTAATAATCTCAAAGAGTTTCCAGAAGATCTAAAAAATTTGATTCATTTGAgacatatttattttaatggttATGAAATTGTGCGAACACCTAAAGGCTTAGGGCAGTTGACTTGTCTGCAAACTTTGCAATGTTTCGTTGTGGGTCAAGGCACAGGTTTTCAAATCGAAGAATTGGGATGCTTAAATCaactaaaaggaaaattagACATTCGTAGGCTAGAGCACGTGAAAGATAAAGAAGCCTCCAAAAACGCCAAGTTAGTAGAAAAGGCCAAAGTATACGAATTGGAATTTTACTGGAGTAAGAATAGAGAAGGCAACCACAATAATGATGAAGAGGTGTTGGAAGGACTCCAACCTCACCGATATTTGAAGAGCTTAACAATTGATGGTTTTGGAGGGGAGAAATTCCCATCATGGATGTTGACAAGTCATGATGCAAGGGATGGCTTTTTGCTATATGACAATTTGattaatatcaaattaattGGTTGCAAGAAATGTGAGGTTCTTCCCACTCTCGGGCTTCTACCCTGTCTTAGGGATCTTGAAATAGGTGATATGGATAATGTAAGATCTATAGGACCCGAGATTTACGGCAACTATAATGATGATAGTTACGACAAAATATTGTTCCCATGTTTGAAAAGTCTTCAATTGTGGTCGATGCAAAATCTAGTTGAATGGACAGATGCGATGGAGCCAACAACAACGGGAATGGTGTTTCCTTGCCTTAAGAATTTGACCATTTATTTCTGTGAGCAACTGAAAAGTGCTCCATGTCATTTTCCTTCTCTTGAGGTattagatattttctacaccaaTAGCACGACATTTGAAAAAATTAGCAACAAGCTTACCACACTAACGTCTCTCAATATTAAGGGAATTTCAGAACTTGCTTCTTTGCCAGAGCagttattgaaaaataattcgGGTCTTATGTCTTTGACTATATCGTGGTGTTATGATTTGGTATCCCTATCACCACATGGGGATGTATGGGGCTTCTACACTTCTCTTCGGTCACTGGAGATATCAAACTGTGAGAAATTGAGTTATTTGCCGGATAGACTGCACACCCTTCGTTCCCTTGAGGAATTCAAAGTAATAAATTGTCCTAATCTGAGGTCCTTTCCAAGTATAAAAG GATTTGCGTTCACTTTACTCTATAACAATTAG